A region from the Pseudomonas sp. KU26590 genome encodes:
- a CDS encoding phage tail terminator-like protein, translating to MSHKIIRSLFEQRLAAWAGARNLRIAYQGVSFSPSPDETYLAAITLPAGTSANTLAGDHRVYTGVFQVNIITPAGNGAGDAEGLADELADLFPVYLRLSQADFRVMVLTPVEPGPAVQADNTLAVSASFQYRADAD from the coding sequence ATGAGCCACAAAATCATTCGCTCGCTGTTCGAGCAACGCCTTGCCGCGTGGGCCGGCGCGCGCAATCTGCGCATCGCCTATCAGGGCGTAAGCTTCAGTCCCTCACCCGATGAAACCTACCTCGCGGCTATCACGCTGCCTGCCGGCACGAGCGCCAACACGCTGGCCGGCGACCACCGCGTCTATACCGGCGTGTTTCAAGTCAACATCATCACGCCCGCCGGCAACGGCGCCGGTGATGCGGAAGGACTGGCGGACGAGCTCGCCGATCTGTTTCCCGTGTACCTGCGCCTGAGCCAAGCCGACTTCAGGGTCATGGTGCTGACCCCCGTTGAGCCGGGCCCTGCCGTCCAGGCTGACAACACGCTCGCCGTGTCCGCGTCGTTCCAGTACCGGGCCGACGCCGACTAA
- a CDS encoding phage tail assembly chaperone: MATRFKIAQAATFKADVEIPRVGGTTIKVSFEFRYRDRKALAKLFAGWQQAAERDQERFKQKGDEVTLIDITDAHIERQIEQVSELVVGWGFDDSFTPDAVRALVETSAGAGDAIVTAYQNAFAVARLGN; this comes from the coding sequence ATGGCCACCAGGTTCAAGATTGCCCAAGCCGCGACGTTCAAAGCGGACGTCGAGATCCCCCGCGTCGGTGGCACCACGATCAAGGTGTCATTCGAGTTCAGATACCGCGATCGCAAAGCATTGGCGAAGCTGTTTGCCGGCTGGCAGCAGGCCGCAGAGCGTGATCAAGAGCGCTTCAAGCAGAAGGGCGACGAGGTCACGTTGATCGACATCACCGACGCCCACATCGAGCGACAGATCGAGCAGGTCAGCGAGTTGGTCGTGGGCTGGGGCTTCGACGACTCGTTCACGCCTGACGCGGTTCGCGCACTGGTGGAGACCTCCGCCGGCGCCGGCGATGCCATCGTCACGGCTTACCAGAATGCTTTCGCGGTAGCCCGCCTGGGAAACTGA
- a CDS encoding phage tail tape measure protein yields MDGLFQSKTSKDALVEFRQSQLNYLVLQRDAEASRTEYLGKQAKLEQDSIAAMGKVDALTKSSLTNEQRRTEALQEYKKSLDAIRETDPNDPRLAQSAIDKNVAYLNGQYKDPKAQATQPDLTGFNDAQNRLKSITGYYQNLGKELEAAQKAGLVSAESYSSKRIAIAEQQKGDVTAAYEAEIAALESARGKSSTTAQQRIQLDQKIADARTNMVKAQKDADSHLTVLATKEEGRLAKQTRSVDAYVQALGQQQKALALAGQRAVVGVGRGDRQNALDGELNSQQDRFAQQALALENQRSDPSRAMSDDEYAKKSQALADANKKATDQIRQNYADVEAAQGDWTKGATSAWENYLDSARNVAGQTKSLFTNAFSAMEDAVVNFALTGKLSFSDFAKSILADMARIATRQAASSLLGSLVGAGMSYLSGGAGGAGAQSLGASQAGYSSAYFPQAKGGAWLDGVQMFAKGGAFSNGIVSSPTAFGMAGGGKGVMGEAGPEAIVPLTRTSSGALGIRSVGGGGSTIQINAPVSVVTDDRSSEGMELDQTALAQNLQTQIKQAAEKAVADSWRPGGVSFRQSRT; encoded by the coding sequence ATGGATGGTCTGTTTCAGTCCAAAACGTCCAAGGATGCCCTTGTCGAGTTTCGCCAATCCCAGCTCAATTACCTGGTCCTGCAGCGCGATGCCGAGGCCTCCCGGACCGAATACCTGGGCAAACAAGCGAAGCTGGAGCAGGACTCAATCGCTGCGATGGGCAAGGTCGATGCCCTGACGAAATCATCGCTGACGAACGAGCAACGGCGCACCGAGGCCCTGCAGGAATACAAGAAGTCGCTCGACGCCATCCGTGAGACGGATCCGAACGACCCGCGGCTGGCGCAGTCGGCGATCGACAAGAACGTCGCTTATCTCAACGGACAGTACAAAGACCCGAAAGCCCAGGCCACTCAGCCGGACCTGACCGGGTTCAACGATGCTCAGAACCGCCTGAAGTCGATCACCGGTTACTACCAGAACCTGGGGAAAGAACTGGAAGCGGCGCAGAAGGCCGGCCTGGTGTCTGCGGAGTCTTACAGCAGCAAGCGTATCGCGATCGCCGAGCAGCAAAAGGGCGACGTGACGGCGGCGTATGAAGCCGAGATCGCCGCCCTTGAGTCAGCACGCGGGAAATCCTCGACCACCGCTCAGCAGCGCATCCAGCTGGACCAGAAGATCGCCGACGCTCGCACCAATATGGTCAAGGCTCAGAAGGATGCGGACTCCCACCTCACGGTCCTGGCGACCAAGGAGGAAGGCAGGCTGGCGAAGCAAACGCGCTCGGTCGATGCCTACGTTCAGGCGCTGGGACAGCAGCAAAAAGCGCTCGCGCTCGCGGGTCAACGCGCCGTCGTAGGTGTGGGCCGCGGCGATCGCCAGAACGCGCTGGACGGTGAGCTGAACAGCCAGCAAGACCGGTTCGCCCAGCAGGCGCTGGCTTTGGAGAATCAACGGTCCGATCCCTCTCGCGCCATGTCGGACGATGAGTACGCGAAGAAGTCTCAGGCCCTGGCTGACGCCAACAAAAAAGCCACTGACCAGATCCGCCAGAACTACGCCGATGTCGAAGCCGCGCAGGGCGACTGGACCAAGGGCGCCACGTCAGCCTGGGAAAACTACCTCGACAGCGCCCGGAACGTTGCCGGGCAGACCAAGAGTCTGTTCACCAATGCCTTCAGCGCCATGGAAGACGCAGTGGTCAACTTCGCGCTGACCGGCAAGCTGTCGTTCTCGGACTTCGCCAAGTCCATCCTCGCCGACATGGCGCGCATCGCGACCCGGCAGGCGGCGTCCTCGCTGCTCGGCTCATTGGTCGGGGCCGGAATGAGTTACCTCAGCGGCGGCGCGGGCGGCGCGGGCGCTCAATCGCTGGGAGCCAGCCAAGCCGGGTATTCATCGGCTTATTTTCCCCAGGCCAAGGGCGGCGCTTGGTTGGATGGCGTGCAGATGTTCGCCAAGGGCGGAGCGTTCAGCAACGGCATTGTCAGCTCACCAACCGCGTTCGGCATGGCTGGCGGCGGCAAAGGCGTCATGGGCGAAGCGGGCCCGGAAGCCATCGTGCCCTTGACCAGAACCAGCAGTGGCGCGCTCGGGATTCGCTCAGTCGGCGGGGGCGGGTCAACGATCCAGATCAACGCGCCGGTCAGCGTGGTCACCGATGACCGCAGCTCGGAAGGTATGGAGCTGGATCAGACCGCGCTTGCGCAGAACCTTCAGACACAAATCAAACAGGCCGCCGAGAAGGCCGTCGCCGATTCCTGGCGGCCCGGCGGCGTGAGCTTCCGGCAGTCGAGGACCTAA
- a CDS encoding DUF1799 domain-containing protein encodes MYEAGPSDADLAAFGLTRADVPDEEFGVFPDAWPAFVTFNALSTQWRTGFGGAVGLDYGVIGDVATFLGFSKKQTATLFPDLQVMEAEALLVMSESK; translated from the coding sequence ATGTACGAGGCCGGGCCATCCGACGCCGATCTTGCGGCTTTCGGGCTGACGCGCGCCGATGTTCCGGATGAAGAGTTCGGGGTCTTTCCCGATGCCTGGCCGGCCTTCGTGACGTTCAACGCGCTGTCCACACAATGGCGCACCGGCTTCGGCGGCGCCGTTGGCCTGGACTACGGCGTCATCGGCGACGTGGCCACCTTCCTCGGCTTCAGCAAAAAACAGACGGCGACGCTTTTTCCGGACCTTCAGGTGATGGAGGCCGAGGCGTTGCTCGTCATGAGCGAATCGAAATAG
- a CDS encoding DnaT-like ssDNA-binding protein, whose translation MMLIIEDGAGLPDAESYASVAELVVYAGKFGVTLPVEEAAQEALLRRAALVMEGMGWKGSKTSGDQALAWPRRGVELDREIKPDNHISARIKCGQMALAAEIHADDIDPIEQRKGAVTKEKVDGAVEREYATTSSTSNRLLPAAPDRPSATQFADYLLRRGLFAVRV comes from the coding sequence GTGATGCTCATCATTGAAGACGGCGCCGGTTTGCCGGACGCGGAGAGCTATGCCTCGGTGGCTGAACTGGTTGTCTACGCTGGAAAGTTTGGCGTGACACTACCGGTGGAGGAGGCTGCACAGGAGGCGCTTTTGCGCCGGGCCGCTTTGGTGATGGAGGGCATGGGCTGGAAGGGTAGTAAGACGTCGGGCGATCAGGCGCTGGCCTGGCCTCGGCGCGGTGTCGAGCTGGATCGGGAGATCAAACCCGACAACCACATCTCAGCCCGGATTAAGTGCGGCCAGATGGCACTGGCTGCAGAGATCCACGCTGACGATATCGACCCAATCGAGCAGCGAAAAGGCGCAGTGACTAAGGAGAAGGTGGATGGCGCTGTCGAGCGTGAGTACGCAACCACCAGCAGCACCAGTAACCGACTGTTGCCCGCTGCGCCGGATCGGCCCAGTGCCACGCAGTTTGCGGACTACCTGCTTAGGCGCGGGCTGTTTGCTGTAAGGGTTTGA
- a CDS encoding major capsid protein codes for MATTVNTDMIVYNDLAQTAYLERIQDVIDVFNASSNGALVLDNELIEGDLRKRAFYKLGGAIAHRDVNSTAAVASQKIGSGEVVGVKVPFKYGPYETTEEAFKRRARSPEEFSELVGQDYADAVLEGYIQYAMAALKAAIGSNPNMVASASFATDGKKALTKGMRKFGDRFGRIALWTMDSATYFDMVDQAITEKVYEEAGVVIYGGQPGTMGKPVLVSDTIPAETIFGLQAGAIKITESQAPGFRSYNIDNQENLAMGFRAEGTFNLDLLGYSWKDATGGVNPNLASVGSGANWSKYATSDKVTAGVLIDLSVPATGEGE; via the coding sequence ATGGCGACCACCGTCAACACGGACATGATCGTTTACAACGACCTTGCTCAAACCGCGTACCTGGAGCGCATTCAGGATGTCATCGATGTGTTCAACGCATCTTCCAACGGAGCGCTGGTGCTCGACAATGAGCTGATCGAGGGCGATCTGCGCAAGCGCGCGTTCTACAAACTCGGCGGCGCCATCGCGCACCGTGATGTGAACTCGACTGCGGCGGTCGCCAGCCAGAAGATTGGTTCCGGCGAAGTCGTCGGCGTGAAAGTCCCTTTCAAATATGGCCCTTACGAGACCACTGAAGAGGCATTCAAGCGCCGGGCTCGTTCGCCGGAAGAGTTCTCGGAGCTGGTCGGCCAGGACTACGCCGACGCGGTGCTGGAAGGCTACATCCAGTACGCCATGGCCGCGCTGAAAGCCGCCATCGGCTCAAACCCCAACATGGTCGCCTCGGCCAGCTTCGCAACGGACGGCAAAAAAGCGCTCACCAAAGGCATGCGTAAATTCGGTGACCGTTTCGGCCGCATCGCGCTGTGGACGATGGACTCGGCGACCTACTTCGACATGGTCGACCAGGCCATCACCGAGAAGGTGTACGAAGAGGCGGGCGTGGTCATCTACGGCGGCCAGCCGGGGACCATGGGCAAGCCCGTTCTGGTGTCCGACACCATCCCGGCCGAAACCATCTTTGGCTTGCAGGCTGGGGCGATCAAGATCACCGAATCCCAGGCGCCTGGCTTCCGCTCGTACAACATCGACAATCAGGAAAACCTGGCGATGGGCTTCCGCGCTGAAGGCACCTTCAACCTCGATCTGCTGGGTTACAGCTGGAAAGACGCCACCGGCGGGGTGAACCCGAATCTGGCGTCAGTCGGCAGCGGCGCCAACTGGAGCAAGTACGCGACCAGCGACAAGGTCACGGCTGGCGTCCTCATCGATCTGTCCGTCCCTGCAACAGGCGAAGGCGAATAA
- a CDS encoding phage tail protein encodes MSAILPNGAIFEIAATNSPPTDFTAITNAKPPEVTAPGHGFKDGDVLVVTSGWTRLNDKVVRVAASTDDALTLEGIDTTKTTVYTAGSGIGAVRAATGWAQISQVTDNNSSGGEQQFATFGFLEESDDRQLPTTKNPITLTLTVADDDSLPYVAPVEAADDDREPRVLRLTLPNGATIYYNAYVSITPTPTLTRNNVMARVITLSLASRPTRYKGA; translated from the coding sequence ATGAGCGCGATTCTTCCCAACGGCGCGATCTTCGAGATTGCCGCCACAAACAGCCCGCCGACAGACTTCACCGCGATTACCAACGCCAAACCGCCGGAGGTCACTGCGCCCGGCCACGGATTCAAGGACGGAGACGTGCTGGTTGTGACGTCCGGCTGGACCCGTCTCAACGACAAGGTCGTACGTGTCGCAGCCTCCACCGATGACGCCCTCACGCTGGAAGGCATCGACACCACGAAAACCACTGTGTACACAGCCGGGTCGGGCATCGGTGCGGTTCGAGCGGCAACCGGGTGGGCGCAAATCAGCCAGGTCACCGACAACAACAGTTCGGGCGGGGAACAGCAGTTTGCGACGTTCGGTTTTCTGGAAGAGTCGGACGATCGCCAGCTGCCAACCACCAAGAACCCCATCACCCTGACCCTTACCGTCGCCGATGACGATAGCCTGCCGTACGTGGCACCTGTCGAGGCTGCGGATGACGATCGCGAGCCGCGCGTGCTTCGTTTGACCCTGCCGAACGGTGCGACCATTTACTACAACGCCTACGTGTCGATCACGCCGACCCCGACGCTCACCCGCAACAACGTCATGGCTCGGGTCATCACTCTGTCGTTGGCGTCCCGCCCGACGCGTTACAAGGGGGCTTGA
- a CDS encoding phage tail protein produces the protein MAIETFTWPTQFGDTPDISWRTRKSQFGNGYKQVAGDGPNNKEQSFPITHTGTKATTAKIMAFLSRHGGAKAFLWTNPLGELGLYTCEKAAPTPIGGGQFKVTATFEQAFHP, from the coding sequence ATGGCCATTGAGACGTTCACCTGGCCGACCCAGTTTGGCGATACGCCGGACATCAGCTGGCGCACCCGCAAATCCCAGTTCGGCAATGGCTACAAGCAGGTTGCGGGCGATGGCCCGAACAACAAGGAACAGTCGTTCCCGATCACGCACACAGGCACCAAAGCGACCACCGCGAAAATCATGGCGTTTCTCAGCCGTCACGGCGGCGCCAAAGCGTTCTTGTGGACCAACCCTCTCGGCGAGCTCGGGCTTTACACCTGCGAAAAGGCCGCGCCAACGCCCATCGGCGGCGGCCAGTTCAAGGTCACCGCCACATTCGAGCAAGCCTTCCACCCTTGA
- a CDS encoding ImmA/IrrE family metallo-endopeptidase has product MEHRTANDVLQSHWDGQLPVNPFVIARKMGIEVKASQPFGSGRILASGECGHYSYREGRPLIVYSSLDPDVRKRFTVAHEIGHHVYGDLDAPRDTSTHFSARSHDPKEVAANKFAAALLMPAALVKHMVLEQRVTDISRLARAFGVSTAAMEFRLKAIGLL; this is encoded by the coding sequence ATGGAGCATCGCACTGCAAACGACGTCCTTCAGTCTCATTGGGATGGTCAGCTCCCTGTGAACCCATTCGTAATTGCTCGAAAAATGGGTATCGAGGTCAAAGCCTCCCAACCGTTCGGCTCGGGACGAATACTAGCATCGGGCGAGTGTGGTCATTATTCCTATCGCGAGGGAAGGCCGCTGATTGTGTATAGCTCTCTAGATCCTGACGTGCGGAAACGTTTTACGGTGGCCCACGAGATTGGCCATCACGTATATGGTGATCTAGATGCACCCCGTGATACGTCAACACATTTCAGTGCCCGCTCTCACGATCCTAAGGAAGTGGCTGCTAATAAGTTCGCAGCTGCTCTGCTTATGCCTGCGGCACTTGTCAAGCACATGGTCCTTGAGCAAAGGGTCACTGACATTTCGAGGCTTGCCAGAGCATTTGGAGTTTCAACTGCTGCTATGGAATTTAGGTTAAAGGCAATTGGTCTTCTATGA
- a CDS encoding C40 family peptidase translates to MRQHILKAVQAHAAAEYPRECCGVLAAVGRGYRYIACQNTATDPNEEFRIAPEDYAAAEDIGEVIGIVHSHPDATSRPSPRDLAMCEATELPWHILSWPEGDWRTIVPTGNTPLLGRPFVHGAWDCWQVCADWYKREWGLEFQDFKREDGWWEQADGPSLYEQAYEAAGFERVGSPQRGDMIVMEVGRTKHPNHAGIYLGADAALPGEPADVHGAGPFMLHHMYGRPSEIVVFGGPWHDRTRLILRQKKAKR, encoded by the coding sequence ATGCGCCAACACATCCTCAAGGCGGTGCAGGCGCATGCGGCTGCCGAATACCCGCGCGAGTGCTGCGGCGTGCTTGCGGCGGTCGGCCGGGGGTATCGGTATATCGCCTGCCAGAACACGGCGACGGACCCGAACGAAGAGTTCCGGATCGCGCCGGAGGACTACGCGGCGGCCGAGGACATAGGCGAGGTGATCGGCATCGTTCACTCGCACCCCGATGCGACCAGCCGGCCGTCGCCGCGCGACCTGGCGATGTGCGAGGCCACGGAGTTGCCTTGGCACATCCTCAGTTGGCCGGAGGGGGACTGGCGCACGATCGTCCCCACCGGAAATACGCCGCTGCTGGGCCGGCCGTTTGTGCATGGGGCTTGGGATTGCTGGCAGGTTTGTGCTGACTGGTACAAGCGCGAATGGGGGCTGGAGTTTCAGGATTTCAAGCGTGAGGACGGTTGGTGGGAGCAGGCGGATGGGCCGAGTCTTTATGAGCAGGCTTACGAGGCGGCGGGGTTTGAGCGTGTGGGTTCGCCGCAGCGCGGCGACATGATCGTGATGGAAGTAGGGCGGACGAAGCACCCGAACCATGCTGGCATCTATCTAGGGGCCGATGCGGCCTTGCCTGGCGAACCTGCTGATGTTCACGGCGCCGGGCCGTTTATGCTCCATCACATGTACGGCAGGCCGTCGGAGATCGTCGTGTTTGGCGGGCCATGGCATGACAGAACACGCCTGATCCTCAGGCAAAAGAAAGCAAAGCGTTGA
- a CDS encoding phage minor tail protein L produces the protein MPLISDLQVLEPGSEVLLFELDGSDYGADVLRFHGHSIPHSPEELQAAGVDADQLPAKSIWWQGEEYGAWPMQIDGIEANGDGTAVRPTLSVGNVNGRITALCLAFDDLLQFKLTMRHTLARYIDAANFPAGNAEADPTQESIEVWYIDQKVNEDGETVSWELASPGDVGGESIGRQMTTLCHWCLTGGYRGPDCGYTGPYFDMDGKPTDNPEHDECNGLLTTGCEPRWGANNELPFGGFPAVSLIARS, from the coding sequence ATGCCCTTGATCAGCGACCTGCAGGTGCTGGAACCTGGCAGCGAGGTGCTGCTGTTTGAGCTGGACGGTTCGGACTACGGGGCGGACGTTCTGCGCTTCCACGGCCATTCCATTCCGCACAGTCCCGAAGAGTTACAGGCGGCCGGCGTCGATGCCGATCAGCTTCCCGCGAAGTCGATCTGGTGGCAGGGCGAGGAGTACGGCGCCTGGCCAATGCAGATTGACGGCATAGAGGCGAACGGCGACGGCACCGCCGTGCGCCCGACGCTCTCCGTCGGCAACGTCAACGGACGGATCACCGCGCTGTGTCTCGCTTTCGACGACCTGCTCCAGTTCAAGCTGACCATGCGCCACACCCTGGCGCGCTACATCGATGCGGCGAACTTCCCGGCCGGCAACGCCGAGGCCGATCCCACCCAGGAATCGATTGAGGTCTGGTACATCGACCAGAAGGTCAACGAGGATGGCGAGACAGTTTCGTGGGAGTTGGCCAGCCCGGGTGATGTGGGTGGCGAGTCGATCGGACGGCAGATGACCACGCTGTGCCACTGGTGCCTGACCGGGGGATATCGCGGACCTGACTGCGGCTACACCGGTCCGTACTTCGATATGGACGGCAAACCCACGGATAACCCTGAGCACGACGAGTGCAACGGCCTGCTTACCACCGGCTGCGAGCCGCGCTGGGGCGCGAACAACGAACTTCCCTTCGGCGGCTTCCCGGCCGTCTCACTCATCGCCCGGAGCTGA